One window of Theropithecus gelada isolate Dixy chromosome 4, Tgel_1.0, whole genome shotgun sequence genomic DNA carries:
- the AGER gene encoding advanced glycosylation end product-specific receptor isoform X5: MGAGERVQAPPRAEATARRGADRAMSLEGSRMAAGAAVGAWVLVLSLWGAVVGAQNITARIGEPLVLKCKGAPKKPPQQLEWKLNTGRTEAWKVLSPQGGPWDSVARVLPNGSLFLPAVGIQDEGIFRCQAMNRNGKETKSNYRVRVYQIPGKPEIIDSASELTAGVPNKVGTCVSEGSYPAGTLSWHLDGKPLVPNEKGVSVKEETRRHPETGLFTLQSELMVTPARGGNPHPTFSCSFSPGLPRRRALHTAPIQPRVWEPVPLEEVQLVVEPEGGAVAPGGTVTLTCEVPAQPSPQIHWMKDGLRTREPTGVWPPIPATGPRKAVLSASASSNQARRGQLQVRGSRKSGKQKIAPNTCDCGDGQQERNGRPQKTRRKRRSVQS, from the exons ATGGGGGCTGGAGAGAGGGTACAGGCCCCACCTAGGGCGGAGGCCACAGCGCGGAGAGGGGCAGACAGAGCTATGAGCCTGGAAGGAAGCAGGATGGCAGCCGGAGCAGCAGTTGGAGCCTGGGTGCTGGTCCTCAGTCTGTGGG GGGcagtagtaggtgctcaaaacaTCACAGCCCGGATCGGTGAGCCACTGGTGCTGAAGTGTAAGGGGGCCCCCAAGAAACCACCCCAGCAGCTGGAATGGAAACTG AATACAGGCCGGACAGAAGCTTGGAAGGTCCTATCTCCCCAGGGAGGCCCCTGGGATAGTGTGGCTCGTGTCCTTCCCAACGGCTCCCTCTTCCTTCCGGCTGTCGGGATCCAGGATGAGGGGATTTTCCGGTGCCAGGCAATGAACAGGAATGGAAAGGAGACCAAGTCCAACTACCGAGTCCGTGTCTACC agaTTCCTGGGAAGCCGGAAATTATAGATTCTGCCTCTGAACTCACAGCTGGTGTTCCCAATAAG GTGGGGACATGTGTGTCAGAGGGAAGCTACCCTGCAGGGACTCTTAGCTGGCACTTGGATGGGAAGCCCCTGGTGCCTAATGAGAAGG GAGTATCTGTGAAGGAAGAGACCAGGAGACACCCTGAGACGGGGCTCTTCACACTGCAGTCGGAGCTAATGGTGACCCCAGCCCGGGGAGGAAATCCCCATCCCACCTTCTCCTGTAGCTTCAGCCCAGGCCTTCCCCGACGCCGGGCCTTGCACACAGCCCCTATCCAGCCCCGTGTCTGGG AGCCTGTGCCTCTGGAGGAGGTCCAATTGGTGGTAGAGCCAGAAGGTGGAGCAGTAGCTCCTGGTGGAACCGTAACCCTGACCTGTGAAGTCCCTGCCCAGCCCTCTCCTCAGATCCACTGGATGAAGGAT GGCCTCAGGACCAGGGAACCTACAGGTGTGTGGCCACCCATCCCAGCCACGGGCCCCAGGAAAGCCGTGCtgtcagcatcagcatcatcg AACCAGGCGAGGAGGGGCCAACTGCAGGTGAGGGGTTCGAGAAAGTCAGGGAAGCAGAAGATAGCCCCCAACACATGTGACTGCGGGGATGGTCAACAAGAAAGGAatg GAAGGCCTCAGAaaaccaggaggaagaggaggagcgtGCAGAGCTGA
- the AGER gene encoding advanced glycosylation end product-specific receptor isoform X6, whose protein sequence is MGAGERVQAPPRAEATARRGADRAMSLEGSRMAAGAAVGAWVLVLSLWGAVVGAQNITARIGEPLVLKCKGAPKKPPQQLEWKLNTGRTEAWKVLSPQGGPWDSVARVLPNGSLFLPAVGIQDEGIFRCQAMNRNGKETKSNYRVRVYQIPGKPEIIDSASELTAGVPNKVGTCVSEGSYPAGTLSWHLDGKPLVPNEKGVSVKEETRRHPETGLFTLQSELMVTPARGGNPHPTFSCSFSPGLPRRRALHTAPIQPRVWEPVPLEEVQLVVEPEGGAVAPGGTVTLTCEVPAQPSPQIHWMKDGVPLPLSPSPVLILPEIGPQDQGTYRCVATHPSHGPQESRAVSISIIEPGEEGPTAGEGFEKVREAEDSPQHM, encoded by the exons ATGGGGGCTGGAGAGAGGGTACAGGCCCCACCTAGGGCGGAGGCCACAGCGCGGAGAGGGGCAGACAGAGCTATGAGCCTGGAAGGAAGCAGGATGGCAGCCGGAGCAGCAGTTGGAGCCTGGGTGCTGGTCCTCAGTCTGTGGG GGGcagtagtaggtgctcaaaacaTCACAGCCCGGATCGGTGAGCCACTGGTGCTGAAGTGTAAGGGGGCCCCCAAGAAACCACCCCAGCAGCTGGAATGGAAACTG AATACAGGCCGGACAGAAGCTTGGAAGGTCCTATCTCCCCAGGGAGGCCCCTGGGATAGTGTGGCTCGTGTCCTTCCCAACGGCTCCCTCTTCCTTCCGGCTGTCGGGATCCAGGATGAGGGGATTTTCCGGTGCCAGGCAATGAACAGGAATGGAAAGGAGACCAAGTCCAACTACCGAGTCCGTGTCTACC agaTTCCTGGGAAGCCGGAAATTATAGATTCTGCCTCTGAACTCACAGCTGGTGTTCCCAATAAG GTGGGGACATGTGTGTCAGAGGGAAGCTACCCTGCAGGGACTCTTAGCTGGCACTTGGATGGGAAGCCCCTGGTGCCTAATGAGAAGG GAGTATCTGTGAAGGAAGAGACCAGGAGACACCCTGAGACGGGGCTCTTCACACTGCAGTCGGAGCTAATGGTGACCCCAGCCCGGGGAGGAAATCCCCATCCCACCTTCTCCTGTAGCTTCAGCCCAGGCCTTCCCCGACGCCGGGCCTTGCACACAGCCCCTATCCAGCCCCGTGTCTGGG AGCCTGTGCCTCTGGAGGAGGTCCAATTGGTGGTAGAGCCAGAAGGTGGAGCAGTAGCTCCTGGTGGAACCGTAACCCTGACCTGTGAAGTCCCTGCCCAGCCCTCTCCTCAGATCCACTGGATGAAGGAT gGTGTGCCCTTACCCCTTTCCCCCAGCCCTGTGCTGATCCTCCCTGAGATAGGGCCTCAGGACCAGGGAACCTACAGGTGTGTGGCCACCCATCCCAGCCACGGGCCCCAGGAAAGCCGTGCtgtcagcatcagcatcatcg AACCAGGCGAGGAGGGGCCAACTGCAGGTGAGGGGTTCGAGAAAGTCAGGGAAGCAGAAGATAGCCCCCAACACATGTGA
- the AGER gene encoding advanced glycosylation end product-specific receptor isoform X4, whose translation MGAGERVQAPPRAEATARRGADRAMSLEGSRMAAGAAVGAWVLVLSLWGAVVGAQNITARIGEPLVLKCKGAPKKPPQQLEWKLNTGRTEAWKVLSPQGGPWDSVARVLPNGSLFLPAVGIQDEGIFRCQAMNRNGKETKSNYRVRVYQIPGKPEIIDSASELTAGVPNKVVKERRSRKWSCEQEVGTCVSEGSYPAGTLSWHLDGKPLVPNEKGVSVKEETRRHPETGLFTLQSELMVTPARGGNPHPTFSCSFSPGLPRRRALHTAPIQPRVWEPVPLEEVQLVVEPEGGAVAPGGTVTLTCEVPAQPSPQIHWMKDGVPLPLSPSPVLILPEIGPQDQGTYRCVATHPSHGPQESRAVSISIIEPGEEGPTAGEGFEKVREAEDSPQHM comes from the exons ATGGGGGCTGGAGAGAGGGTACAGGCCCCACCTAGGGCGGAGGCCACAGCGCGGAGAGGGGCAGACAGAGCTATGAGCCTGGAAGGAAGCAGGATGGCAGCCGGAGCAGCAGTTGGAGCCTGGGTGCTGGTCCTCAGTCTGTGGG GGGcagtagtaggtgctcaaaacaTCACAGCCCGGATCGGTGAGCCACTGGTGCTGAAGTGTAAGGGGGCCCCCAAGAAACCACCCCAGCAGCTGGAATGGAAACTG AATACAGGCCGGACAGAAGCTTGGAAGGTCCTATCTCCCCAGGGAGGCCCCTGGGATAGTGTGGCTCGTGTCCTTCCCAACGGCTCCCTCTTCCTTCCGGCTGTCGGGATCCAGGATGAGGGGATTTTCCGGTGCCAGGCAATGAACAGGAATGGAAAGGAGACCAAGTCCAACTACCGAGTCCGTGTCTACC agaTTCCTGGGAAGCCGGAAATTATAGATTCTGCCTCTGAACTCACAGCTGGTGTTCCCAATAAGGTagtgaaagaaaggagaagtAGAAAATGGTCCTGTGAACAGGAG GTGGGGACATGTGTGTCAGAGGGAAGCTACCCTGCAGGGACTCTTAGCTGGCACTTGGATGGGAAGCCCCTGGTGCCTAATGAGAAGG GAGTATCTGTGAAGGAAGAGACCAGGAGACACCCTGAGACGGGGCTCTTCACACTGCAGTCGGAGCTAATGGTGACCCCAGCCCGGGGAGGAAATCCCCATCCCACCTTCTCCTGTAGCTTCAGCCCAGGCCTTCCCCGACGCCGGGCCTTGCACACAGCCCCTATCCAGCCCCGTGTCTGGG AGCCTGTGCCTCTGGAGGAGGTCCAATTGGTGGTAGAGCCAGAAGGTGGAGCAGTAGCTCCTGGTGGAACCGTAACCCTGACCTGTGAAGTCCCTGCCCAGCCCTCTCCTCAGATCCACTGGATGAAGGAT gGTGTGCCCTTACCCCTTTCCCCCAGCCCTGTGCTGATCCTCCCTGAGATAGGGCCTCAGGACCAGGGAACCTACAGGTGTGTGGCCACCCATCCCAGCCACGGGCCCCAGGAAAGCCGTGCtgtcagcatcagcatcatcg AACCAGGCGAGGAGGGGCCAACTGCAGGTGAGGGGTTCGAGAAAGTCAGGGAAGCAGAAGATAGCCCCCAACACATGTGA
- the AGER gene encoding advanced glycosylation end product-specific receptor isoform X3, whose protein sequence is MGAGERVQAPPRAEATARRGADRAMSLEGSRMAAGAAVGAWVLVLSLWGAVVGAQNITARIGEPLVLKCKGAPKKPPQQLEWKLNTGRTEAWKVLSPQGGPWDSVARVLPNGSLFLPAVGIQDEGIFRCQAMNRNGKETKSNYRVRVYQIPGKPEIIDSASELTAGVPNKVGTCVSEGSYPAGTLSWHLDGKPLVPNEKGVSVKEETRRHPETGLFTLQSELMVTPARGGNPHPTFSCSFSPGLPRRRALHTAPIQPRVWEPVPLEEVQLVVEPEGGAVAPGGTVTLTCEVPAQPSPQIHWMKDGVPLPLSPSPVLILPEIGPQDQGTYRCVATHPSHGPQESRAVSISIIEPGEEGPTAGSVGGSGPGTLALALGILGGLGTAALLIGVILWQRRRRQGEERKASENQEEEEERAELNQSEEPEAGESGTGGP, encoded by the exons ATGGGGGCTGGAGAGAGGGTACAGGCCCCACCTAGGGCGGAGGCCACAGCGCGGAGAGGGGCAGACAGAGCTATGAGCCTGGAAGGAAGCAGGATGGCAGCCGGAGCAGCAGTTGGAGCCTGGGTGCTGGTCCTCAGTCTGTGGG GGGcagtagtaggtgctcaaaacaTCACAGCCCGGATCGGTGAGCCACTGGTGCTGAAGTGTAAGGGGGCCCCCAAGAAACCACCCCAGCAGCTGGAATGGAAACTG AATACAGGCCGGACAGAAGCTTGGAAGGTCCTATCTCCCCAGGGAGGCCCCTGGGATAGTGTGGCTCGTGTCCTTCCCAACGGCTCCCTCTTCCTTCCGGCTGTCGGGATCCAGGATGAGGGGATTTTCCGGTGCCAGGCAATGAACAGGAATGGAAAGGAGACCAAGTCCAACTACCGAGTCCGTGTCTACC agaTTCCTGGGAAGCCGGAAATTATAGATTCTGCCTCTGAACTCACAGCTGGTGTTCCCAATAAG GTGGGGACATGTGTGTCAGAGGGAAGCTACCCTGCAGGGACTCTTAGCTGGCACTTGGATGGGAAGCCCCTGGTGCCTAATGAGAAGG GAGTATCTGTGAAGGAAGAGACCAGGAGACACCCTGAGACGGGGCTCTTCACACTGCAGTCGGAGCTAATGGTGACCCCAGCCCGGGGAGGAAATCCCCATCCCACCTTCTCCTGTAGCTTCAGCCCAGGCCTTCCCCGACGCCGGGCCTTGCACACAGCCCCTATCCAGCCCCGTGTCTGGG AGCCTGTGCCTCTGGAGGAGGTCCAATTGGTGGTAGAGCCAGAAGGTGGAGCAGTAGCTCCTGGTGGAACCGTAACCCTGACCTGTGAAGTCCCTGCCCAGCCCTCTCCTCAGATCCACTGGATGAAGGAT gGTGTGCCCTTACCCCTTTCCCCCAGCCCTGTGCTGATCCTCCCTGAGATAGGGCCTCAGGACCAGGGAACCTACAGGTGTGTGGCCACCCATCCCAGCCACGGGCCCCAGGAAAGCCGTGCtgtcagcatcagcatcatcg AACCAGGCGAGGAGGGGCCAACTGCAG GCTCTGTGGGAGGATCAGGGCCAGGAACTCTAGCCCTGGCCCTGGGGATCCTGGGAGGCCTGGGGACAGCCGCTCTGCTCATTGGGGTCATCTTGTGGCAAAGGCGGCGACGCCAAGGAGAGGAGAG GAAGGCCTCAGAaaaccaggaggaagaggaggagcgtGCAGAGCTGAATCAGTCGGAGGAACCTGAGGCAGGCGAGAGTGGTACTGGAGGGCCTTGA
- the AGER gene encoding advanced glycosylation end product-specific receptor isoform X8, which translates to MGAGERVQAPPRAEATARRGADRAMSLEGSRMAAGAAVGAWVLVLSLWGAVVGAQNITARIGEPLVLKCKGAPKKPPQQLEWKLNTGRTEAWKVLSPQGGPWDSVARVLPNGSLFLPAVGIQDEGIFRCQAMNRNGKETKSNYRVRVYQIPGKPEIIDSASELTAGVPNKVGTCVSEGSYPAGTLSWHLDGKPLVPNEKGVSVKEETRRHPETGLFTLQSELMVTPARGGNPHPTFSCSFSPGLPRRRALHTAPIQPRVWEPVPLEEVQLVVEPEGGAVAPGGTVTLTCEVPAQPSPQIHWMKDNQARRGQLQVRGSRKSGKQKIAPNTCDCGDGQQERNGRPQKTRRKRRSVQS; encoded by the exons ATGGGGGCTGGAGAGAGGGTACAGGCCCCACCTAGGGCGGAGGCCACAGCGCGGAGAGGGGCAGACAGAGCTATGAGCCTGGAAGGAAGCAGGATGGCAGCCGGAGCAGCAGTTGGAGCCTGGGTGCTGGTCCTCAGTCTGTGGG GGGcagtagtaggtgctcaaaacaTCACAGCCCGGATCGGTGAGCCACTGGTGCTGAAGTGTAAGGGGGCCCCCAAGAAACCACCCCAGCAGCTGGAATGGAAACTG AATACAGGCCGGACAGAAGCTTGGAAGGTCCTATCTCCCCAGGGAGGCCCCTGGGATAGTGTGGCTCGTGTCCTTCCCAACGGCTCCCTCTTCCTTCCGGCTGTCGGGATCCAGGATGAGGGGATTTTCCGGTGCCAGGCAATGAACAGGAATGGAAAGGAGACCAAGTCCAACTACCGAGTCCGTGTCTACC agaTTCCTGGGAAGCCGGAAATTATAGATTCTGCCTCTGAACTCACAGCTGGTGTTCCCAATAAG GTGGGGACATGTGTGTCAGAGGGAAGCTACCCTGCAGGGACTCTTAGCTGGCACTTGGATGGGAAGCCCCTGGTGCCTAATGAGAAGG GAGTATCTGTGAAGGAAGAGACCAGGAGACACCCTGAGACGGGGCTCTTCACACTGCAGTCGGAGCTAATGGTGACCCCAGCCCGGGGAGGAAATCCCCATCCCACCTTCTCCTGTAGCTTCAGCCCAGGCCTTCCCCGACGCCGGGCCTTGCACACAGCCCCTATCCAGCCCCGTGTCTGGG AGCCTGTGCCTCTGGAGGAGGTCCAATTGGTGGTAGAGCCAGAAGGTGGAGCAGTAGCTCCTGGTGGAACCGTAACCCTGACCTGTGAAGTCCCTGCCCAGCCCTCTCCTCAGATCCACTGGATGAAGGAT AACCAGGCGAGGAGGGGCCAACTGCAGGTGAGGGGTTCGAGAAAGTCAGGGAAGCAGAAGATAGCCCCCAACACATGTGACTGCGGGGATGGTCAACAAGAAAGGAatg GAAGGCCTCAGAaaaccaggaggaagaggaggagcgtGCAGAGCTGA
- the AGER gene encoding advanced glycosylation end product-specific receptor isoform X7: protein MGAGERVQAPPRAEATARRGADRAMSLEGSRMAAGAAVGAWVLVLSLWGAVVGAQNITARIGEPLVLKCKGAPKKPPQQLEWKLGGPWDSVARVLPNGSLFLPAVGIQDEGIFRCQAMNRNGKETKSNYRVRVYQIPGKPEIIDSASELTAGVPNKVGTCVSEGSYPAGTLSWHLDGKPLVPNEKGVSVKEETRRHPETGLFTLQSELMVTPARGGNPHPTFSCSFSPGLPRRRALHTAPIQPRVWEPVPLEEVQLVVEPEGGAVAPGGTVTLTCEVPAQPSPQIHWMKDVSDLERGAGRTRRGGANCRLCGRIRARNSSPGPGDPGRPGDSRSAHWGHLVAKAATPRRGEEGLRKPGGRGGACRAESVGGT from the exons ATGGGGGCTGGAGAGAGGGTACAGGCCCCACCTAGGGCGGAGGCCACAGCGCGGAGAGGGGCAGACAGAGCTATGAGCCTGGAAGGAAGCAGGATGGCAGCCGGAGCAGCAGTTGGAGCCTGGGTGCTGGTCCTCAGTCTGTGGG GGGcagtagtaggtgctcaaaacaTCACAGCCCGGATCGGTGAGCCACTGGTGCTGAAGTGTAAGGGGGCCCCCAAGAAACCACCCCAGCAGCTGGAATGGAAACTG GGAGGCCCCTGGGATAGTGTGGCTCGTGTCCTTCCCAACGGCTCCCTCTTCCTTCCGGCTGTCGGGATCCAGGATGAGGGGATTTTCCGGTGCCAGGCAATGAACAGGAATGGAAAGGAGACCAAGTCCAACTACCGAGTCCGTGTCTACC agaTTCCTGGGAAGCCGGAAATTATAGATTCTGCCTCTGAACTCACAGCTGGTGTTCCCAATAAG GTGGGGACATGTGTGTCAGAGGGAAGCTACCCTGCAGGGACTCTTAGCTGGCACTTGGATGGGAAGCCCCTGGTGCCTAATGAGAAGG GAGTATCTGTGAAGGAAGAGACCAGGAGACACCCTGAGACGGGGCTCTTCACACTGCAGTCGGAGCTAATGGTGACCCCAGCCCGGGGAGGAAATCCCCATCCCACCTTCTCCTGTAGCTTCAGCCCAGGCCTTCCCCGACGCCGGGCCTTGCACACAGCCCCTATCCAGCCCCGTGTCTGGG AGCCTGTGCCTCTGGAGGAGGTCCAATTGGTGGTAGAGCCAGAAGGTGGAGCAGTAGCTCCTGGTGGAACCGTAACCCTGACCTGTGAAGTCCCTGCCCAGCCCTCTCCTCAGATCCACTGGATGAAGGATGTGAGTGACCTGGAGAGAGGGGCTGGGAG AACCAGGCGAGGAGGGGCCAACTGCAG GCTCTGTGGGAGGATCAGGGCCAGGAACTCTAGCCCTGGCCCTGGGGATCCTGGGAGGCCTGGGGACAGCCGCTCTGCTCATTGGGGTCATCTTGTGGCAAAGGCGGCGACGCCAAGGAGAGGAGAG GAAGGCCTCAGAaaaccaggaggaagaggaggagcgtGCAGAGCTGAATCAGTCGGAGGAACCTGA
- the AGER gene encoding advanced glycosylation end product-specific receptor isoform X2 yields MGAGERVQAPPRAEATARRGADRAMSLEGSRMAAGAAVGAWVLVLSLWGAVVGAQNITARIGEPLVLKCKGAPKKPPQQLEWKLGGPWDSVARVLPNGSLFLPAVGIQDEGIFRCQAMNRNGKETKSNYRVRVYQIPGKPEIIDSASELTAGVPNKVGTCVSEGSYPAGTLSWHLDGKPLVPNEKGVSVKEETRRHPETGLFTLQSELMVTPARGGNPHPTFSCSFSPGLPRRRALHTAPIQPRVWEPVPLEEVQLVVEPEGGAVAPGGTVTLTCEVPAQPSPQIHWMKDGVPLPLSPSPVLILPEIGPQDQGTYRCVATHPSHGPQESRAVSISIIEPGEEGPTAGSVGGSGPGTLALALGILGGLGTAALLIGVILWQRRRRQGEERKASENQEEEEERAELNQSEEPEAGESGTGGP; encoded by the exons ATGGGGGCTGGAGAGAGGGTACAGGCCCCACCTAGGGCGGAGGCCACAGCGCGGAGAGGGGCAGACAGAGCTATGAGCCTGGAAGGAAGCAGGATGGCAGCCGGAGCAGCAGTTGGAGCCTGGGTGCTGGTCCTCAGTCTGTGGG GGGcagtagtaggtgctcaaaacaTCACAGCCCGGATCGGTGAGCCACTGGTGCTGAAGTGTAAGGGGGCCCCCAAGAAACCACCCCAGCAGCTGGAATGGAAACTG GGAGGCCCCTGGGATAGTGTGGCTCGTGTCCTTCCCAACGGCTCCCTCTTCCTTCCGGCTGTCGGGATCCAGGATGAGGGGATTTTCCGGTGCCAGGCAATGAACAGGAATGGAAAGGAGACCAAGTCCAACTACCGAGTCCGTGTCTACC agaTTCCTGGGAAGCCGGAAATTATAGATTCTGCCTCTGAACTCACAGCTGGTGTTCCCAATAAG GTGGGGACATGTGTGTCAGAGGGAAGCTACCCTGCAGGGACTCTTAGCTGGCACTTGGATGGGAAGCCCCTGGTGCCTAATGAGAAGG GAGTATCTGTGAAGGAAGAGACCAGGAGACACCCTGAGACGGGGCTCTTCACACTGCAGTCGGAGCTAATGGTGACCCCAGCCCGGGGAGGAAATCCCCATCCCACCTTCTCCTGTAGCTTCAGCCCAGGCCTTCCCCGACGCCGGGCCTTGCACACAGCCCCTATCCAGCCCCGTGTCTGGG AGCCTGTGCCTCTGGAGGAGGTCCAATTGGTGGTAGAGCCAGAAGGTGGAGCAGTAGCTCCTGGTGGAACCGTAACCCTGACCTGTGAAGTCCCTGCCCAGCCCTCTCCTCAGATCCACTGGATGAAGGAT gGTGTGCCCTTACCCCTTTCCCCCAGCCCTGTGCTGATCCTCCCTGAGATAGGGCCTCAGGACCAGGGAACCTACAGGTGTGTGGCCACCCATCCCAGCCACGGGCCCCAGGAAAGCCGTGCtgtcagcatcagcatcatcg AACCAGGCGAGGAGGGGCCAACTGCAG GCTCTGTGGGAGGATCAGGGCCAGGAACTCTAGCCCTGGCCCTGGGGATCCTGGGAGGCCTGGGGACAGCCGCTCTGCTCATTGGGGTCATCTTGTGGCAAAGGCGGCGACGCCAAGGAGAGGAGAG GAAGGCCTCAGAaaaccaggaggaagaggaggagcgtGCAGAGCTGAATCAGTCGGAGGAACCTGAGGCAGGCGAGAGTGGTACTGGAGGGCCTTGA
- the AGER gene encoding advanced glycosylation end product-specific receptor isoform X1 — MGAGERVQAPPRAEATARRGADRAMSLEGSRMAAGAAVGAWVLVLSLWGAVVGAQNITARIGEPLVLKCKGAPKKPPQQLEWKLNTGRTEAWKVLSPQGGPWDSVARVLPNGSLFLPAVGIQDEGIFRCQAMNRNGKETKSNYRVRVYQIPGKPEIIDSASELTAGVPNKVVKERRSRKWSCEQEVGTCVSEGSYPAGTLSWHLDGKPLVPNEKGVSVKEETRRHPETGLFTLQSELMVTPARGGNPHPTFSCSFSPGLPRRRALHTAPIQPRVWEPVPLEEVQLVVEPEGGAVAPGGTVTLTCEVPAQPSPQIHWMKDGVPLPLSPSPVLILPEIGPQDQGTYRCVATHPSHGPQESRAVSISIIEPGEEGPTAGSVGGSGPGTLALALGILGGLGTAALLIGVILWQRRRRQGEERKASENQEEEEERAELNQSEEPEAGESGTGGP; from the exons ATGGGGGCTGGAGAGAGGGTACAGGCCCCACCTAGGGCGGAGGCCACAGCGCGGAGAGGGGCAGACAGAGCTATGAGCCTGGAAGGAAGCAGGATGGCAGCCGGAGCAGCAGTTGGAGCCTGGGTGCTGGTCCTCAGTCTGTGGG GGGcagtagtaggtgctcaaaacaTCACAGCCCGGATCGGTGAGCCACTGGTGCTGAAGTGTAAGGGGGCCCCCAAGAAACCACCCCAGCAGCTGGAATGGAAACTG AATACAGGCCGGACAGAAGCTTGGAAGGTCCTATCTCCCCAGGGAGGCCCCTGGGATAGTGTGGCTCGTGTCCTTCCCAACGGCTCCCTCTTCCTTCCGGCTGTCGGGATCCAGGATGAGGGGATTTTCCGGTGCCAGGCAATGAACAGGAATGGAAAGGAGACCAAGTCCAACTACCGAGTCCGTGTCTACC agaTTCCTGGGAAGCCGGAAATTATAGATTCTGCCTCTGAACTCACAGCTGGTGTTCCCAATAAGGTagtgaaagaaaggagaagtAGAAAATGGTCCTGTGAACAGGAG GTGGGGACATGTGTGTCAGAGGGAAGCTACCCTGCAGGGACTCTTAGCTGGCACTTGGATGGGAAGCCCCTGGTGCCTAATGAGAAGG GAGTATCTGTGAAGGAAGAGACCAGGAGACACCCTGAGACGGGGCTCTTCACACTGCAGTCGGAGCTAATGGTGACCCCAGCCCGGGGAGGAAATCCCCATCCCACCTTCTCCTGTAGCTTCAGCCCAGGCCTTCCCCGACGCCGGGCCTTGCACACAGCCCCTATCCAGCCCCGTGTCTGGG AGCCTGTGCCTCTGGAGGAGGTCCAATTGGTGGTAGAGCCAGAAGGTGGAGCAGTAGCTCCTGGTGGAACCGTAACCCTGACCTGTGAAGTCCCTGCCCAGCCCTCTCCTCAGATCCACTGGATGAAGGAT gGTGTGCCCTTACCCCTTTCCCCCAGCCCTGTGCTGATCCTCCCTGAGATAGGGCCTCAGGACCAGGGAACCTACAGGTGTGTGGCCACCCATCCCAGCCACGGGCCCCAGGAAAGCCGTGCtgtcagcatcagcatcatcg AACCAGGCGAGGAGGGGCCAACTGCAG GCTCTGTGGGAGGATCAGGGCCAGGAACTCTAGCCCTGGCCCTGGGGATCCTGGGAGGCCTGGGGACAGCCGCTCTGCTCATTGGGGTCATCTTGTGGCAAAGGCGGCGACGCCAAGGAGAGGAGAG GAAGGCCTCAGAaaaccaggaggaagaggaggagcgtGCAGAGCTGAATCAGTCGGAGGAACCTGAGGCAGGCGAGAGTGGTACTGGAGGGCCTTGA